A stretch of DNA from Pseudonocardia hierapolitana:
TGATGTCCGTGCCGCCGGAGAGGTCGGACATCGCCTGCACCCAGCGCCGGGCCACCGGGGCCTCGGTGACGGCGGCGCCGAAGACCATCCCGAACCAGCCGGAACCGGCCACGGAAGTGCTCACCAGCAGGGCCGTGGCGAGGTCCCAGCCGCCTGCGAGGTGCACCGCCCATGCCGTGACCACCCCGAGCTGCGTGAGCAGTGCCGGTGTGCCTTCGAGCAGCATGCGCACCCGCTGCTCCCGCACGGCGGCCGCGACGCGGCGTTCGTCGACGCGGCGCAGGTGCGCCTGGACGGCGTCCGTGGCCGCCGCGAGCTTGACGGTGCGTGCGGCGTCGAGCACCGACACCAGCGAGGCGCCGAACCGGGCCCGGGCGTCGCCGGCCACGCGGGCCGACGAGCCTGCCACCGGGGCGCCGAGGGCCGACACCGCCGCGGACACGACCAGCACCGTGGCGAGCACCGCGCCGGCGAGCACGCTCTGCGCGGCGACGGCCGTGACCAGCACGATGATGGTGCCGTTGGTGACGTCGACCCAGCGGTCGACGTAGAGCACGAGACGGTCGGAGTCCAGCGCCCGCGCCACCACCTCGCCCGCGGGGGTGCGGGCCAGCCGCCGCTGCATGGTCTGCCCGCGCAGCACGGCGAGGCGCGTTCTCAGCGTGACCGCCGACCACCACTGCGGGTAGGTGCGGAACGCGCACGCCAGAGCCAGCGGCGCCAGCAACAGCGTGATGGCCAGCGCGGCGGTGTCGGCCCACGGTGACGCGCCCTGTTCGAGCGCGCCCACGAGCCGCCCCCACAGCCAACCCGTGACGACGCCGTACGCCCCCACCAGCGACGCGACGAGGAATGCGATACCACCGAGCACGCCCCAACGCGGGTGGGCGAACATCGTGCGCACCACCGTGCGGGCCAGCCGCGCGCGCACGGGCGGGGGAGCGGGCTTCGGCGGGCGGCGGACCGCGCGGGTGAACCGGGCGGCGTGCTCGACGGCGGGCTCGCCGTCGCCCGCCGCGGCGAGGAGATCCCGGAACGGTCCCGGCTCGGCCGCGAGCCGGGCGCGCTCGCCGTGCTGGACCACGCGCCCCCTGTCGAGCACCGCCACGGCGTGACAGCGGCGGGTGGTGGAGAGCCGGTGCGCGATGACGATGCCCGTGCGCCCCGAGAGGAGCCGGTCGGTGGCCCGCGTGACGCGGCGCTCGGTCTGCGGATCCATGCGCGCGGTCGCCTCGTCGAGCACGACGACCGCGACGTCCCGCACGAGCAGCCGCGCGAACGCCACCAGCTGCTCCTCGCCCGCGGACAGGGTGGTGCCGCCGGAGCCGAGCCGGGTCTGCAGTCCGTCGGGGAGCGCGGCCACCCACTCGCCCAGGCCGAGCGCGTCGACGGCGGCCTCCACCGCGCCCGGCGGGACGTCGCCGAACAGCGTGATGTTCTCTTCGAGGGTGGCCGCGAGGATCTCGGTGCGCTGGGTGACCACGCCGACGGCGCGCCGCAGGTCCTGCAGGTCGGTGGCCGTGACGTCCTGCCCGGCGACGAACACCGTGCCCGGTGGCGGCTCCACCGCGCGGGACAGCAGCTTCGCGAGCGTGGACTTGCCGGCGCCGGTGCGCCCGACGAGCGCGCACGTCGTGCCGGCGGGCACGGTGAGGTCGACCGAGCGCAGCGCGAACCCGCCGGGGTAGCCGAACGTGAGGCCGCGGACCTCCACGGCCGCAGGGCCGGGCGCTACCGGGCGTCCGCCGACCGGTTCCTGCGGCGCGGCCAGCAGGCCGCGGATGCGCTGGAGCGCACCCAGGCCGGCCTGCACCTCCGGCATCTGCATGCTGATGTTGTTCAGCTGACCTGCGAACGTGGTGAACAGCAGCCACAGGGTGACGAGCTCGGCCACCCCGAGCCCGCCCCCGCTGACGAGCGCCGCGCCGGCCACCGCGAGCGCGGCGAGCATCCCGTGCAGGACCAGACCGGTGCGCAGCCCCACGCGCGTGGAGGCGGCGCACGTGGCCGCGACGCGGCGCAGCACCTCCCGCGCCCGCAGCGCGTACTGGCGCACGACGTGCGGCTGGCCGAGCGAGGAACGCACGTCGTCGCGCCCCGCGACGGCCTCCTCCAGCTGGGCCGAGTGGTCCGACCACGCGGCCTCCTCCGCGAGCTTGCGCTCGGCGATCACCGCGGTGAGCGGGCGCACCAGCGCGGCCGCCAGCAGCGCCACGACCGGGAAGGCGAACCAGGCAGGCCACCACGTGAGCCCGGCCACCACCCAGGCCAGCGCGGATCGCAGCACGGCGTGGCTCAGCTGCCAGCCCGTGCGCCGCATCAGGGCGCCGAGCTGGCGGGCGTCGTCGTCGACGCGGTCGAGCACCTCGCCGACGGCCTGCTCCTCCAGCACCGGCAGCGGCTGGTGGAGCGAGGCGTGCAGCAGGTCGGCCCGCAGCCTCCCCTCGGCGCGTCCGACGACCCCGGAGAACGCGGTGCGGCCTGCGGTGTCGAGGACGGTGGCGCCGACCAGCAGGGCACCGAGCAGGCCGACGAGCTCGATGGTCGGGTGCTCGGCCACCTGGCCGGCCACCACCGCGCCGATGGTCTCGGCCACCGCGGCGATGACGACGAGCACGCCGACCGTGGCCGTCGTGCCACCGGCGAGGCGGCGCCAGGTGAGAGGCTGTGCGGGGTACCGCTGTGCCGGGTACCGCTGCGCGCGCAGCCCGCTCTCGTCCATGCCCCCCGGCCCGTACCCCCGCCGGCCCCGCGCCGGTGGTCGAACGCTAGTCGCCGGCATGGGTGGAGCGCTCCCGATTTACGGGGTCCGCGCCTCGGATCGATCGTGGGCGGTCGTACTACGAGATGCGCAGCCGCCCGCCCGCGACGATCCGGTCCGCGTCGATGATGTGCGGGTTGAGCCGGAGCAGGTGGGAGACCGTGACGCCGTGCCGGGAGGCCAGGCCGGTGAGCGTGGCGCCTGCGGGGATCACGACCTCGTTCGGCGGTGCGGGGCGGATCTCGAGGTTGTCGCCCGCCCGGATCAGGTCGGGGTCGGCGATGGCGTTCTGCTCGGCGATCTGCTCGATCGGCACCTGGTAGCGCAGTGCGATCCGGGCGAGGGTCTCCCCGGGCTGCACGGTGTGGGTGGTCGGCCGGTTGGCGTCCGGCGGCGGCCCGGGCTGCGGTGGCTGGGTGCGCGGTGGCGGGGTGCGGGGCGGCTCGGGCCGCGGGAGGACGTCTGGTCCGGTCGAGGTGGCGGGCGCGCGCGGCGTCGTCGGGCGGGGTGACGGTGGCGGCGGCGCGGCCGGCTCGCTCGGGGGTTCCCCGACCGGTGTGGCGGGGGTGGCCGGCTCCGGTCCCGACTGGGACGCGGTGATCGCCGCGATCACCGCGGCGGCGATCGGAACGGCGGCGAGCAACCCGATCATCGCCTGCTTGCCGGTGACCGGGCGCCGCCCGCCCGGGTCCGCGCGCGCCTCCGTGGCGGCGGACTCGAGCTCGCGTCGCAGCCGCTCGTGATCGGGCTCGTTCATCGCGCGTATTCTGCATCGCTCGTTCGGGTGAGCGTCACCGGGTCGGGTTACGCGGACGTGGTCACACGTGAGGGGGGTGGCTTGCGTCGTCGTCGGTCGATCAGGTTGACTCTCCACGTTCGGCCGAGCGGTCGTCACTCATCGTGTTGACCTGATCCTCGTTGGGGGTCTGAATGCCCTGGTGGTCCAGGGAGGGGGAGGGTGAGTCCTCCGCCATGGATGGATCGCGACAGCCGGTCCGGGCCGGCGTACCCGACCGGAGCGGCGCGCCTGACAGGGGAAGCCTCCACGAGCTCGCCGTGCGGAACGCGCGCGCGGCCGCCCTGTTCTCGGCCGGCAACGCGAAGGAAGCCATCGACCTGTTCGAGGACACGCTGCGCGGGTGCCGCGCGCTGCTCGGGCGCGATCACCACGCCACGCTGACGGTGGCGGGCAACCTCGGCGTCGCGCGGATGTCGGCGGGCAAACGGCGCGATGGCATCCACCTCATCGCCGAGAACGTCGCCGACCGCTCGCGAGTGCTCGGCGACGAGGACCCGCGCACCCTCACCGCCCGCGACGCGCTCGCCGTGGCGTACCGGCTCGCAGGCGACGTGGACGACGCCGTCGAGCTGTCCGGCCAGGTCACCGCGCAGCGCAGGCGCGTACTCGGCCCGACCCACCCCGACACGCTCACCTCGCGGATGGGACTGGCACGCGCCCAGGCCGCGGCAGGCGACCTCGAGGCGGCCACCGCCCTGCTGAGCGCGGCCGTGCAGGACGCCGAGCAGGCGCTCCCGCCGCGCCACCCGCACCTCAGCGCCCTCGTGGAGTGCGCCGAAGCCATCGGCATGACCCGCCGCGAGGGGTAGCGCCGACGCCCCAGACTCCCCCGAGCTCCCCAGATCCGATGAACCGAGGCCCCACCATGTCGACCCCAGCCGGCTACCTGAACCGAGAGCGCGAGACCGCGCGCAGTGACGAGGCGCTGCTGCTGCGCCTGGGCTACTCGCAGGTCCTGTACCGCGAGATGGGCGGGTTCTCCAACTTCGCCATCTCGTTCACGATCATCTCGGTCCTCGCGGGCTGCCTCACCTCGTACTACCTCGCGTTCAACAACGGCGGCCCGGTCGCGATCACGTGGGGCTGGCTGCTCGTCGGCGGCTTCTGCGTGATCGTGGCCATGGCGATGGGCGAGATCGCCTCCTCGATGCCCACGGCAGGCGCCCTGTACTTCTGGGCGTCCAAGCTCGGCGGGCCCGCGTGGGGCTGGTTCACCGGCTGGTTCAACCTCCTCGGCCAGATCGCGGTCACCGCGTCCATCCAGTACGGCTCGGCCACGTTCGCGACGGCGCTGCTGAACCTGTGGTTCCCGAGCATGGTGGGCACGGACACGACCACGATCTTCATCGTCTTCACGGTGATCGCCGCCGGTCAGCTGGGCCTCAACCTGCTCAACGTCAACCTGCTGTCGCGGCTCAACACCCTCTCCGCCTGGTGGCACATGGCCGGGGTCGCGCTGATCGTCGTGATCCTGCTGATCGTTCCCACCGAGCACCAGTCGCCCGCGTTCGTGTTCGGCGAGGTGATCAACAACTCCGGGTTCTCCGACACCGGCATCTGGTTCGTGTTCGGCCTCGGGTTGTTGATGGCGCAGTACACGATCACCGGCTACGACGCCTCGGCGCACATGAGCGAGGAGACCCGCGGGGCGTCGCGCGCCACGGCGCTCGGCATGATCTGGGCCGTCGTCGCGTCGGTCGTGTTCGGCTTCATCCTGCTGGTCGCGGTCACGTTCGCGGTGCCCGACGTGCAGGGCACCCTCGACGCCGCCGGGATGGCCGTGGTCTACATCTGGTCCGAGGCCACCAACGACACGTGGGCCGAGTTCATGCTCATCATCGTCGTGATCGCGCAGCTGTTCTGCGGCACCGCGTCGGTGACGTCCGCGTCGCGGATGATGTTCGCGTTCTCCCGAGACCGTGCGGTGCCCTTCTCCCGCCTGTGGCGCCGCGTCGGTGCCAACCGGGTGCCGGTGAACTCGGTGATCGCGATCGCGATCACCGCGTGGGCGCTCATGATCCCGACGCTGGCCAACGGCGTGGTCGGCTACGCCGTCGGCACCTCCATCGCCGTGATCGGCCTCAACATCGCGTTCGCGCTGCCGATCATCCTGCGGATCAGGGCGGGCGAGAAGTTCGAGCCGGGCGCTTGGAGCCTGGGCAAGCACTACAAGTGGGTCTCGTGGGTGGCGGTCGTCTGGATCGCGGTGATGTGCGTGCTGTTCCTCCTGCCGATCTCGCCCAAGGGCATCCCGGGCGCCGAGGACTTCACCTGGGAGTCGGTGAACTACGCCCCGCTGACGGTGGGCGGCGCCGTCGTGCTCTTCGGAGGCTGGTACTTCCTGTCGGCCCGCAAGTGGTTCACCGGTCCGGTGCGCGAGGCCCGTCCGGAGGAGCCCGGCCCGATGCAACGCCAGCAGATCCAGCAGCACCAGGTGCGCGAGCCCGTCCGGCCGTCCTGACGGCTCGACGCCGGGCGACGCCCGGCGCAGGCCGAGATTCCGCATCCGCTACCGTTCGCCGGTCGGATTGGGTGTGGGGGGAACCGTGGAGCGTGGTGACCTGATCGCCGGGCAGTACCGCCTCGACGCCGAAATCGGCTCCGGCGGAACGGGCGAGGTGTGGCGCGCGACCGAGGAGGGGTCGAAGGCGGCCGTCGCGTTGAGTCGCGTGCGCCTGTCCCACCTGGCGACCGGCGACCGCGAACGCGCGCGTGAGCGGTTGCGCGCGGACGCTGCGATGGCCTCGCTGCTGGACCACCCGAACATCGCCTCGGTGCGCGGGCTGGTGGAGCACGACGGTGAGCCTTGGCTGGTCACGACGTACGTGTCGGCGCCGAACCTGACCGAGCTCACGGCGGCCGGGCCGTTGGCCCCGGGCCGGGCCGCCGAGATCGGCGCGCAGGTGGCCGCCGCGCTGGCCTACGCGCACTCGCCGGCGCTCCGCGTCGTGCACGGGGCCGTGACACCGCTGAGCGTCCTCGTCGGCAGGGGTGACCGCGTCACGCTCACCGGCTTCGGGATCTCCGTCGCGCAGGACCATGGTCCGTCCGGGCCGGCGGCGGCGTACGTGGCCCCCGAGGTGGCGAACGGGCTCGAGCCCGGGCCGCAGGCCGACGTCTTCTCGCTCGGGGCCGCGCTGTACGCGGTGGTGGAAGGGCGTTCCCCGTGGGGCGAAGGGGATCCCGGGCAGGTCCGCACGGCAGCGATGAAGGGGGTCGTCGACCCGCCGCGCCGGGCCGGGGCGCTCGGTCCCGTGCTGATGCGCATGCTGGAGAGCAGGCCCCGCGAGCGGCCCGGAGCGGCGGAGGCCGCCCGGATGCTCGGGGAGGTGGCACGGACTGAGCCCACCGATGGGCGCGGCGAGCGCACCGGTCGGCGACGGTGGCCCTGGATCGCGGCCGCCGCAGCCGCCGCGGTGGTGGTGGCGCTCGGGTCGGTCGTCTGGCTGCGCCCGGTGCCGGCCGGGGTCGACGCCGCGGCTGCAGGCCCTGCGCTCGGCGACCCCGCCACGGCCGACCCGTGCTCGCTGCTGCGCCCCGAGCCGCTCGACCGTTTCGGCCAGACCCTCCTGGAGGCCGACGCCGGCAACTTCGACCGCTGTGACGTGACCATCGACTCCGCGCAGGACCGCTTCACGGTGCAGGTGCAGCTCATCCAGTCCGGCCCGGCCCTGCCCGAGGGCGTGCCCGAGGAACGCGACGGTGTCGTGATCGTGCGGGGTGCACCCGTCAACGGGGAGTGCGTCCGCACGTTGCGGCTGTCCGACGGGCACGACGTCCGCGTCCTCGCCCGGCCCGTGCGCGGCGCGCTCCCGGACCCGTGCGCCGTGGCCGACGTCGCCACCGACACCGCGCTCGCGGTGATCGCCGCCGGCCCGGTGCCCCGCCGCTCGGCACCGTTCGACCCCGCGTCGCTGGCGATGGTCGACGCGTGCGGCCTGCTCGACACCGCGACGGTCGCGACCGTGCCGGGTCTGGAGACCGCCGAGGCCGACCCCGGCGTCGCGGGGTGGGACTGCGACTGGGAGAACGTGACCACCGGTGCGTCGATCGAGGTCAGCTACGACCGCAACCGCGGCGGCATCAGCAGGAACGCGGGTAACCGGATGAAGATCGAAGGCCGCGACGCCGCCGCTCGGAGGGACGAGGACGGCGCCGGGTGCGACGTCACGGTCATGCACCGCCCCTACACCGACAAGCGCGGATACCCGGCGGCCGAGCTGCTGATCGTGAAGGTCGACCTGGCGGCCCCGGCCCCCGGCGCGCCCCCGGTCGCGGACCCGTGCCCGCGGGGCATCGCGATAGCCACGGTCGCGGTCAAGCGGATGTCGGCCGCGCCGTGATCCGGGTTCATCGTCCGGCTGCGCGGAGCAGCCGCAGCTGACCCAGCTCCGCGGTGTTCTTCATGAGCTCGGCGTTGGCCCAGGCCAGCATCTGAGCCACCGTCATCCCGGAGCCGGCCGGCCACGGGAACGGGGCGGGGCCTGCGAGATCGGCTTCGGTGAGCCGGTCCAGCACCGCGAGCCACTCGTCGTGCAGCCCGCGCAGCCAGCCGACGGTCGCGTCGGGTCCCGGCCACGCGACCGCCGCGCGGTCGCGCGGCTCGCGCCCATGGGCGTGATCGGCCGCCACGCTCCACCACCAGCCGAGGTGCCAGGTCACCCAGCCGATGGTCGGCACCGGGATCGGATCGGGCTCGGTGTCGGCCCAGTCCGGGGTCCAGCTCCCGTCGGCGCCCTGCCGCAGGGTCCAGCAGAGCGGCGCAGGCTCCCAGAGGAAGTCGGCGGTGGCCAGCCGGTCGAGGTGGAGCTCGGCCAGGGACCAGGTCAGGTCGAACTGCCACCGCAGCAGGTCGCGAGTCACGTGGTGATCATCGCGGCCTGCTGCGGTGTCCTGCATCCGGATTCCCCTCAGTCGGCGAGCGCGAGCTCCGCCGGCACCCGCTCGCGCCGTCCGGCCAGCCCGGTCAGCGCGATGAGCAAGCCCGCGACGGCGAACCCGGTGACGACACCGAGTGCGGGCGTGAACCCGGCCAGCAGGGCGTCCGGGCCGGTACGCCCCTCGCCGCCCGCCACCAGCACCGCCGTGACGATCGCCAGGCCGAGCGCACCGCCGACCTGCACCGAGGTGTTCAGCAGCCCGCCGGCGAGACCCTGCTCGTCGTCCGGGATCCCGGCGGTGGCCTGGATGTTGAACGAGGCGAAGGCCAGCATGAAGCCGAGCCCGAGCAGGATCATGCTGGGAAGCACGCCGACCACGTACGGCGCGTCCCGGTCGACCACGAGGAACAGCACGTACGCGGCGACGTGGGCCACCACGCCCGCCGTGATCGTGCGTGCGGTGCCGACGCGCTCGATCAGGGGATCCATCCGTGGCGAGCCGAACGCGACGATCAGCGCGGCAGGCAGGAAGCCGAGCGCGGTCTGCAGGGCGGACCAGCCCAGCACGGACTGCAGGTACAGCATCACCACGAACTGGAAGCCGAGGTAGCCGCCGAAGAACACCATGACGCCGAGGTTCGCCCTGGCCAGCCGGCCGGACCGCAGGATGCCCAGCCGCACGAGCGGGTGGGCGCTGCGCCGCTCGACGACCAGGAACGCGGCGATCAGCACCGCGGTGAGGGCGAACTGGAGCAGCGTGCGCGGCGTGGCCCAGCCGACCTCGGGTGCCTCGACCACGGTGTAGACGAGCAGCAGCATGGCGGCCACGCCGGTGATCGCGCCGGGCAGGTCGTAGCCGCCGGTGCGCTGCGCGGGCCGGTCGTCGGGCAGCATCCGGTAGGCCGCGACGAACGCGACGATCGCGACCGGCACGGGCAGGAAGAACGTCCACCGCCAGCCGACCTCGGTGAGCAGCCCGGAGAGCACGAGGCCCGCCGAGTACCCGCTCGCCCCGAACACCGCGAAGACGCCCAGCGCCCGGTTCCGGGCCGGGCCTTCTGCGAACGTGGTGGTGATGATCGACAGGGCCGCGGGTGCCGTGAAGGCCGCGGAAGCGCCCTTCACGAGGCGGGTGGCGATCAGCAGTGCGCCGTCGTCGACGAGGCCGCCGATCAGCGACGCGAACGTGAACACGGCGACGGCGACGAGGAACACCCGTCGCCTGCCGAGCAGGTCGGCGGTGCGGCCGCCGAGCAGCAGCAGGCCGCCGTAGGACAGGACGTATCCGCTGACGACCCACTGCAGGGTGCTGGTGGAGAGGCCGAGCTCGGCCTGGATGACGGGAAGCGCGACGCCGACCATCGACACGTCGAGCGCGTCGAGGCCGACGACGAGGGACACGGTGAGCAGCACGCCCCAGAGCCGGGGCGTCCACCGTGTGGAGGTGGTCGTGAGGGAAGCGGTCACGAGCGACGAGAGTACATGCACACGCATCAGATGCAAGTGCATTCAATGCGGGTGCATCACAGTCGCGTGCATGCTAATGTGCGGCCCGTGAGCGCCGGTATCGACAGCGGGGCCGAGGAGCAGCTGCTGGACGAGTGGCACGCCCTGCTCGCCCGCCACGCCGCTGTCTGCGGTGCGCTCGAGGCAGAGCTGCGCCGGCGGCACGGCATCGGCGTGAGCGAGTTCGAGGCGCTCGAGCGCCTCGCCACGGGCCCGCAGGGCAAGTGCCGCGGCGTGGAGCTCACCGAGGCCGTGCACCTGAGCCAGAGTGCGGCGTCCCGGCTGGTCGCGCGCATGGAGCGCGACGGTCTCGTCGAGCGCACCGGCTGCCCCGATGACCGCCGCGCGATCTTCATCGCGCTCACGGAGGCCGGCAGGCGGCGCTACCACGAGGCGAAGCCCACCCAGCGCGCGGTGCTCGCGGCGAGGATGGGCTAGCGCGGCGCCCATTCCGACGAACGGCGCGTTCGTCGGAACCTTTCCGACCAGTGCGCCGCTCGTCGGAAGGGTGCTGCGCCCCGCGCGGTGACGACGGTGGATCAGGCGGCGCCGCGCCACCACCGCCTGGCCGCGGGGTGGGCGACCGCGCGGGGACGCGGGGCCGGCGAGGGGACCTCGACGCCGAGGGTCTGCCGGACGAGCCGCCGCTCCCGCTCCTGTGCGGCGGAGAGCGCGGGGGAGTCGGCATGGGCGTCCAGGAGCGCCCGGAGGCCTCGACCGCCCGTCGTCGGGTCGGTCCACGCCGCCACGACGGCGGCGTCGAAGTCGGCGGGAGCGTCCTCGAGCAGGTTGTCGACCCGGGCGAAGAGCGCGGTGCGCCAGCGGTGGTGGAGGGCGAGCAGGAACGACTCGATGCTGCCGAACGTGGCCTCGACGTCGCCACGCCGGGTGATCTCCGGACGGCCCGTGCGGGCGGCCTCGGTCAGCACCTCGCGGATCAGCAGGAACTTCGAGGACATGGCGTCGGTCTCCAGCGCTGCGACGGTTACATACTCTGTGTACGTACTCTGAGTATGTCGTAGACTCCCGGCATGTCAAGGCCGAAGAGTCGGCGCGAGCTCTACTCGGAGGCCACCCGCGCGGCGTTGCTGGAGACGGCCACGGCGATGTTCGCCGACCGTGGCTTCGCGCGGACCTCCCTGGACGACATCGCGGTCGCCACCCAGGTCACCCGCGGCGCGGTGTACCACCACTTCGAGAGCAAGCAGGCGGTGTTCGAGGCGGTCTTCGACGCGCTCGAGCAGGACATGTCGGCGCGGGTCACGGCGGCCGCCGCCGGGCAGCCGGACGCGTGGCAGGCGGGGATGGCCGCGCTCGACGCGTTCCTCGACCTGTGCTGCGAGGACCGGTACGGCCGGCTGTGCTGGCTGGAGGGGCCGCTCGCGCTGGGCTGGGCCCGCTGGATGGACTACGAGAAGAAGTACGCCTACGCGATGATCGACGGGTTCCTGCAGGCCGCTCGCGAGGAGGGGTTGCTCGGGCCGGTGCCGGCGACGACGAGCAGCCAGTTGGTGTTCCACCTGCTCGGTGGGGCGGGACGCACGATCGCCGAGGCCCCGGAGGCCGAGCGCAGGGCGGTGCGCGACGGTTGTGCCGTGACGATCCGCCGGATGCTCAACGGGCTGCGCGCGTAGCCCACTCCGGCTGGGCCTGGGCTGTCGGCCCGCGGTCGAGCAGGTCGGCGGCGCCCTGCAGCACCACCCGCACGTTGCGCCGGTTCCACACCGGGTTGGCGGCCATCCGGTCCG
This window harbors:
- a CDS encoding ATP-binding cassette domain-containing protein; translated protein: MDESGLRAQRYPAQRYPAQPLTWRRLAGGTTATVGVLVVIAAVAETIGAVVAGQVAEHPTIELVGLLGALLVGATVLDTAGRTAFSGVVGRAEGRLRADLLHASLHQPLPVLEEQAVGEVLDRVDDDARQLGALMRRTGWQLSHAVLRSALAWVVAGLTWWPAWFAFPVVALLAAALVRPLTAVIAERKLAEEAAWSDHSAQLEEAVAGRDDVRSSLGQPHVVRQYALRAREVLRRVAATCAASTRVGLRTGLVLHGMLAALAVAGAALVSGGGLGVAELVTLWLLFTTFAGQLNNISMQMPEVQAGLGALQRIRGLLAAPQEPVGGRPVAPGPAAVEVRGLTFGYPGGFALRSVDLTVPAGTTCALVGRTGAGKSTLAKLLSRAVEPPPGTVFVAGQDVTATDLQDLRRAVGVVTQRTEILAATLEENITLFGDVPPGAVEAAVDALGLGEWVAALPDGLQTRLGSGGTTLSAGEEQLVAFARLLVRDVAVVVLDEATARMDPQTERRVTRATDRLLSGRTGIVIAHRLSTTRRCHAVAVLDRGRVVQHGERARLAAEPGPFRDLLAAAGDGEPAVEHAARFTRAVRRPPKPAPPPVRARLARTVVRTMFAHPRWGVLGGIAFLVASLVGAYGVVTGWLWGRLVGALEQGASPWADTAALAITLLLAPLALACAFRTYPQWWSAVTLRTRLAVLRGQTMQRRLARTPAGEVVARALDSDRLVLYVDRWVDVTNGTIIVLVTAVAAQSVLAGAVLATVLVVSAAVSALGAPVAGSSARVAGDARARFGASLVSVLDAARTVKLAAATDAVQAHLRRVDERRVAAAVREQRVRMLLEGTPALLTQLGVVTAWAVHLAGGWDLATALLVSTSVAGSGWFGMVFGAAVTEAPVARRWVQAMSDLSGGTDIMRQPPGVDLPAGTAPAPRPAGRVPLKRLSLEGVTAVHDDGTVGVQEVDLTIDAGSLVLLTGRVGSGKSSLLAGLAGLVDHEGSIRWNDMEVDDPELFLRPGQVAYVGQVPRVLSGSFSDNIALDHDRRLQDALDDARLEADVRDAGGHGALIGHRGVRLSGGQMQRLALARALATEAELLVADDVSSALDARTEVELWEALRRRGVTVVGCSSKHSALARADCVVVLEDGRVAATGPWSALAERWGHLAG
- a CDS encoding LysM peptidoglycan-binding domain-containing protein produces the protein MNEPDHERLRRELESAATEARADPGGRRPVTGKQAMIGLLAAVPIAAAVIAAITASQSGPEPATPATPVGEPPSEPAAPPPPSPRPTTPRAPATSTGPDVLPRPEPPRTPPPRTQPPQPGPPPDANRPTTHTVQPGETLARIALRYQVPIEQIAEQNAIADPDLIRAGDNLEIRPAPPNEVVIPAGATLTGLASRHGVTVSHLLRLNPHIIDADRIVAGGRLRIS
- a CDS encoding tetratricopeptide repeat protein; this encodes MRNARAAALFSAGNAKEAIDLFEDTLRGCRALLGRDHHATLTVAGNLGVARMSAGKRRDGIHLIAENVADRSRVLGDEDPRTLTARDALAVAYRLAGDVDDAVELSGQVTAQRRRVLGPTHPDTLTSRMGLARAQAAAGDLEAATALLSAAVQDAEQALPPRHPHLSALVECAEAIGMTRREG
- a CDS encoding amino acid permease, encoding MSTPAGYLNRERETARSDEALLLRLGYSQVLYREMGGFSNFAISFTIISVLAGCLTSYYLAFNNGGPVAITWGWLLVGGFCVIVAMAMGEIASSMPTAGALYFWASKLGGPAWGWFTGWFNLLGQIAVTASIQYGSATFATALLNLWFPSMVGTDTTTIFIVFTVIAAGQLGLNLLNVNLLSRLNTLSAWWHMAGVALIVVILLIVPTEHQSPAFVFGEVINNSGFSDTGIWFVFGLGLLMAQYTITGYDASAHMSEETRGASRATALGMIWAVVASVVFGFILLVAVTFAVPDVQGTLDAAGMAVVYIWSEATNDTWAEFMLIIVVIAQLFCGTASVTSASRMMFAFSRDRAVPFSRLWRRVGANRVPVNSVIAIAITAWALMIPTLANGVVGYAVGTSIAVIGLNIAFALPIILRIRAGEKFEPGAWSLGKHYKWVSWVAVVWIAVMCVLFLLPISPKGIPGAEDFTWESVNYAPLTVGGAVVLFGGWYFLSARKWFTGPVREARPEEPGPMQRQQIQQHQVREPVRPS
- a CDS encoding serine/threonine-protein kinase, which encodes MGGTVERGDLIAGQYRLDAEIGSGGTGEVWRATEEGSKAAVALSRVRLSHLATGDRERARERLRADAAMASLLDHPNIASVRGLVEHDGEPWLVTTYVSAPNLTELTAAGPLAPGRAAEIGAQVAAALAYAHSPALRVVHGAVTPLSVLVGRGDRVTLTGFGISVAQDHGPSGPAAAYVAPEVANGLEPGPQADVFSLGAALYAVVEGRSPWGEGDPGQVRTAAMKGVVDPPRRAGALGPVLMRMLESRPRERPGAAEAARMLGEVARTEPTDGRGERTGRRRWPWIAAAAAAAVVVALGSVVWLRPVPAGVDAAAAGPALGDPATADPCSLLRPEPLDRFGQTLLEADAGNFDRCDVTIDSAQDRFTVQVQLIQSGPALPEGVPEERDGVVIVRGAPVNGECVRTLRLSDGHDVRVLARPVRGALPDPCAVADVATDTALAVIAAGPVPRRSAPFDPASLAMVDACGLLDTATVATVPGLETAEADPGVAGWDCDWENVTTGASIEVSYDRNRGGISRNAGNRMKIEGRDAAARRDEDGAGCDVTVMHRPYTDKRGYPAAELLIVKVDLAAPAPGAPPVADPCPRGIAIATVAVKRMSAAP
- a CDS encoding DinB family protein codes for the protein MQDTAAGRDDHHVTRDLLRWQFDLTWSLAELHLDRLATADFLWEPAPLCWTLRQGADGSWTPDWADTEPDPIPVPTIGWVTWHLGWWWSVAADHAHGREPRDRAAVAWPGPDATVGWLRGLHDEWLAVLDRLTEADLAGPAPFPWPAGSGMTVAQMLAWANAELMKNTAELGQLRLLRAAGR
- a CDS encoding MFS transporter yields the protein MRVHVLSSLVTASLTTTSTRWTPRLWGVLLTVSLVVGLDALDVSMVGVALPVIQAELGLSTSTLQWVVSGYVLSYGGLLLLGGRTADLLGRRRVFLVAVAVFTFASLIGGLVDDGALLIATRLVKGASAAFTAPAALSIITTTFAEGPARNRALGVFAVFGASGYSAGLVLSGLLTEVGWRWTFFLPVPVAIVAFVAAYRMLPDDRPAQRTGGYDLPGAITGVAAMLLLVYTVVEAPEVGWATPRTLLQFALTAVLIAAFLVVERRSAHPLVRLGILRSGRLARANLGVMVFFGGYLGFQFVVMLYLQSVLGWSALQTALGFLPAALIVAFGSPRMDPLIERVGTARTITAGVVAHVAAYVLFLVVDRDAPYVVGVLPSMILLGLGFMLAFASFNIQATAGIPDDEQGLAGGLLNTSVQVGGALGLAIVTAVLVAGGEGRTGPDALLAGFTPALGVVTGFAVAGLLIALTGLAGRRERVPAELALAD
- a CDS encoding MarR family winged helix-turn-helix transcriptional regulator, encoding MSAGIDSGAEEQLLDEWHALLARHAAVCGALEAELRRRHGIGVSEFEALERLATGPQGKCRGVELTEAVHLSQSAASRLVARMERDGLVERTGCPDDRRAIFIALTEAGRRRYHEAKPTQRAVLAARMG
- a CDS encoding TetR/AcrR family transcriptional regulator, whose amino-acid sequence is MSRPKSRRELYSEATRAALLETATAMFADRGFARTSLDDIAVATQVTRGAVYHHFESKQAVFEAVFDALEQDMSARVTAAAAGQPDAWQAGMAALDAFLDLCCEDRYGRLCWLEGPLALGWARWMDYEKKYAYAMIDGFLQAAREEGLLGPVPATTSSQLVFHLLGGAGRTIAEAPEAERRAVRDGCAVTIRRMLNGLRA